Proteins encoded within one genomic window of Amycolatopsis sp. 2-15:
- a CDS encoding carbon-phosphorus lyase complex subunit PhnI produces the protein MGYSGARGGLEAILAAEDLVRRARDHAPVAWADTEQIVARFRLAVDRVMGEAGLFDEDTAAAAFRQAEGDPLEASHLLRAYRSTLPRLAVGEPVDPDDMLILRRIVPAFREPDGPQLLGRTTDYTGRLLEKPTARPEADEHVAGTPKPRTDEQRRPRRFLDLLRDLGLAVDHRGEAEDAEPFDLTRKPARPPAPRSAALAAMARAETGALVSLWYRSILGPDGNLHEVTLGEVRHGRLPLRVKHPHTGNPVAVGNFRVTEAEAIEDLNGAEEDRSRFDVGYGLCFGHNERKAIAMANLDIANRRFGKSGPLEQLLLLTTDGLDSGGFLEHLKLPHYVTFRSMVERKRALQAAAGTGEGPAPRQSEPFGGQC, from the coding sequence ATGGGGTACTCGGGAGCCCGGGGCGGGCTCGAAGCCATCCTCGCGGCCGAAGACCTGGTGCGCCGCGCCCGCGACCACGCTCCGGTGGCGTGGGCCGACACCGAGCAGATCGTCGCGCGGTTCCGGCTCGCGGTCGACCGCGTGATGGGCGAGGCCGGCCTGTTCGACGAGGACACCGCCGCCGCCGCGTTCCGCCAGGCCGAAGGCGACCCGCTGGAGGCGTCGCACCTGCTGCGCGCCTACCGCTCCACGCTGCCGCGCCTGGCCGTGGGCGAGCCGGTGGACCCGGACGACATGCTGATCCTGCGCCGCATCGTGCCGGCGTTCCGCGAGCCGGACGGCCCGCAGCTGCTGGGCCGTACCACCGACTACACCGGGCGCCTGCTGGAGAAGCCCACCGCGCGGCCCGAGGCCGACGAGCACGTGGCGGGCACTCCGAAGCCGCGCACCGACGAGCAGCGCCGGCCGCGGCGGTTCCTCGACCTGCTGCGCGACCTCGGCCTCGCCGTGGACCACCGCGGCGAGGCCGAGGACGCCGAGCCGTTCGACCTCACGCGCAAGCCCGCCCGGCCGCCGGCCCCGCGCTCGGCCGCGCTGGCCGCCATGGCGCGCGCGGAGACCGGCGCGCTGGTTTCGCTGTGGTACCGCTCGATCCTCGGACCCGACGGCAATCTCCACGAGGTCACGCTCGGCGAGGTCCGCCACGGCCGGCTGCCGCTGCGGGTGAAGCACCCGCACACCGGAAACCCCGTGGCCGTCGGGAACTTCCGGGTGACCGAGGCCGAGGCCATCGAGGACCTCAACGGGGCCGAGGAGGACCGCAGCCGCTTCGACGTGGGCTACGGCCTGTGCTTCGGCCACAACGAGCGCAAGGCCATCGCGATGGCGAACCTCGACATCGCCAACCGCCGCTTCGGCAAGTCCGGCCCGCTCGAACAGCTGCTGCTGCTGACCACCGACGGGCTCGACTCCGGCGGTTTCCTGGAGCACCTCAAGCTCCCGCACTACGTCACGTTCCGCTCCATGGTGGAACGCAAGCGGGCTCTGCAGGCCGCGGCCGGCACCGGTGAAGGACCGGCGCCCCGGCAGTCCGAGCCGTTCGGAGGACAATGCTGA
- a CDS encoding alpha-D-ribose 1-methylphosphonate 5-triphosphate diphosphatase — MTIEVFESRTDQWTLGAPPASYVLGHVRAVLPDRVLDDALVAVRDGVVAAVEPHAPGVEADVDGQGLLCVPGLVDVHSDGLEKERLPRPGAELPMEFALLSFEGKLRAAAVTTVFHGAGFEQSHGRGLARTVERAHDVCHAVDERSANLVDHRILYRLDVRSPEGLQALQERLAKAPDTGVAPLVSHEDHTPGQGQYADRSYYERYLMGVRGLSEQEAADHVTNLISERDGRVGVREDAMAWLGEQARAGRIRLLGHDPASAGEIGELVERGGSVAEFPTTVDAARAAREHGLPVVMGAPNVLRGGSHNGNASGRDLVALGLVTALASDYLPSGLLAAAFALADDGLVTLPEAIGLVTSGPAAVAGLDDRGRLEPGRRADLALIAAGPRWPVVHTTLVSNA; from the coding sequence GTGACGATCGAAGTGTTCGAATCCCGAACCGATCAGTGGACGCTCGGCGCCCCGCCCGCGAGCTACGTGCTCGGGCACGTGCGCGCGGTGCTGCCGGACCGCGTGCTCGACGACGCGCTCGTGGCGGTGCGCGACGGCGTGGTCGCCGCCGTGGAGCCGCACGCGCCCGGTGTCGAGGCCGATGTGGACGGTCAGGGCCTGCTGTGCGTCCCCGGCCTGGTCGACGTGCACAGCGACGGGCTGGAGAAGGAACGCCTGCCGCGGCCCGGTGCCGAGCTGCCGATGGAGTTCGCGCTGCTGTCCTTCGAGGGCAAGCTGCGCGCGGCGGCCGTGACGACGGTGTTCCACGGCGCCGGGTTCGAGCAGAGCCACGGCCGGGGGCTGGCTCGCACGGTCGAGCGCGCCCACGACGTCTGTCACGCGGTGGACGAGCGCTCGGCGAACCTGGTGGACCACCGGATCCTCTACCGGCTCGACGTCCGCTCCCCCGAGGGTCTCCAGGCGTTGCAGGAGCGGCTCGCGAAGGCGCCCGACACCGGCGTCGCGCCGCTCGTGTCGCACGAGGACCACACGCCGGGCCAGGGCCAGTACGCCGACCGCAGCTACTACGAGCGTTACCTCATGGGCGTGCGCGGGCTGTCGGAGCAGGAAGCCGCGGACCACGTCACGAACCTGATCTCCGAGCGCGACGGCCGCGTCGGCGTGCGCGAGGACGCGATGGCGTGGCTCGGCGAGCAGGCCCGCGCGGGCCGGATCCGGCTGCTGGGCCACGATCCGGCGTCGGCCGGGGAGATCGGCGAGCTGGTGGAGCGCGGCGGCTCGGTCGCCGAGTTCCCCACCACCGTCGACGCGGCGCGGGCGGCCCGCGAGCACGGCCTGCCCGTGGTGATGGGCGCGCCGAACGTGCTGCGCGGCGGCTCGCACAACGGCAACGCGTCGGGCCGCGACCTCGTCGCGCTGGGCCTGGTGACGGCGCTCGCGTCGGACTACCTGCCCTCGGGCCTGCTCGCGGCGGCGTTCGCGCTCGCCGACGACGGTCTCGTGACCCTTCCCGAAGCGATCGGGCTCGTCACGAGCGGTCCCGCGGCCGTCGCGGGACTCGACGACCGCGGCCGGCTCGAGCCGGGCCGTCGCGCCGACCTCGCCCTCATCGCGGCGGGCCCGCGGTGGCCGGTCGTCCACACCACCCTGGTGAGCAACGCATGA
- a CDS encoding cytochrome P450: protein MTALLTHPAQLRLVLDGDHGWSDVIDESLRWQSPVSHLPLRDALADIDVAGTTIHAGDPILASFGPSGRDEACHGPDAGVFDVTRANKSSPAFGHGVHYCLGAPLARMEAEIALPALFGRFPQLALAVPAEDLRPVASFITNGHESLPSRLF from the coding sequence GTGACCGCGCTGCTCACGCACCCCGCGCAGCTGCGCCTCGTGCTTGACGGCGACCACGGCTGGTCCGACGTGATCGACGAAAGCCTGCGCTGGCAGTCGCCTGTCTCCCACCTGCCGCTGCGCGACGCCCTGGCCGACATCGACGTCGCCGGCACCACCATCCACGCCGGCGACCCGATCCTGGCGTCGTTCGGCCCGTCCGGACGCGACGAAGCGTGCCACGGGCCCGACGCCGGGGTTTTCGACGTGACGAGGGCGAACAAGTCGTCGCCGGCGTTCGGCCACGGCGTGCACTACTGCCTGGGCGCGCCGCTGGCTCGGATGGAGGCCGAAATCGCGCTGCCCGCGCTGTTCGGCCGCTTCCCGCAGTTGGCGCTGGCCGTGCCCGCCGAGGACCTGCGCCCGGTGGCTTCGTTCATCACCAACGGGCACGAGTCCTTGCCGTCGCGGCTGTTCTAG
- a CDS encoding PPOX class F420-dependent oxidoreductase: MDLPEELVALLEQPSLCFVATTMPDGSPQLTQTWVDTDGKHILVNTVEGFRKVRNIERDPRVALNIADATHPFRYFTVRGRVLEATTEGAAEHIDKLALRYTGQPYAWYGGRDQVRLLLRIEAEHIGSMGH; this comes from the coding sequence ATGGATCTCCCTGAGGAGCTCGTCGCGCTGCTGGAGCAGCCGAGTCTCTGCTTCGTCGCCACGACCATGCCCGACGGCTCGCCCCAGCTGACGCAGACGTGGGTGGACACCGACGGCAAGCACATCCTCGTGAACACGGTCGAGGGCTTCCGCAAGGTGCGCAACATCGAGCGCGACCCGCGGGTGGCGCTGAACATCGCGGACGCCACGCATCCGTTCCGCTACTTCACCGTCCGCGGGCGTGTGCTGGAGGCGACCACCGAGGGCGCGGCCGAGCACATCGACAAGCTCGCGCTCCGCTACACCGGGCAGCCCTACGCGTGGTACGGCGGCCGCGACCAGGTGCGGCTGCTGCTGCGCATCGAAGCGGAGCACATCGGCTCGATGGGCCACTAG
- a CDS encoding HD domain-containing protein: MTLTREALAELVDGLAGLPYGGEAVDQRLHALQAGWFAAQHGGDDELVLAATLHDIGRARAVREEWPGLPHELSGAEFARRHLGERAAWIIAQHVPAKRYLVATDAEYHDHLSPASVASLKVQGGPMTAEEVTEFASHPNAEEAVLVRRWDDDAKDPHGPALATADVLAAYDRFLASR; encoded by the coding sequence GTGACCCTCACCCGAGAAGCGCTGGCCGAGCTCGTCGACGGTCTGGCGGGCCTGCCCTACGGCGGCGAGGCCGTGGACCAGCGCCTCCACGCGCTGCAGGCCGGCTGGTTCGCCGCGCAGCACGGCGGCGACGACGAACTCGTCCTCGCCGCGACGCTGCACGACATCGGCCGCGCCCGCGCGGTCCGCGAGGAGTGGCCGGGCCTGCCGCACGAGCTGTCCGGCGCCGAGTTCGCCCGCCGCCACCTCGGCGAGCGCGCCGCGTGGATCATCGCGCAGCACGTGCCGGCCAAGCGCTACCTCGTCGCCACCGACGCCGAGTACCACGACCACCTGTCCCCCGCGTCCGTCGCGTCGCTCAAGGTCCAGGGTGGCCCGATGACGGCCGAGGAGGTCACCGAGTTCGCGTCCCACCCGAACGCCGAGGAGGCCGTGCTCGTCCGCCGCTGGGACGACGACGCCAAGGACCCGCACGGCCCGGCACTGGCGACCGCCGACGTGCTCGCCGCGTACGACCGGTTCCTCGCGAGCCGCTGA
- a CDS encoding inositol monophosphatase family protein has protein sequence MSFIGWPVPEPVIPEGTHPALADATRAAVAAFAGARAKHTRADLAEKVQMGADGTPTMRLDILVDTAVAEVVDKHRVNLLSEEIGVIDHGSSVTLVVDPVDGTANAAAGVPLSAFAGVVAVDGVATEALTCWLDTGRCWHAVAGQPTPYRTTGRRELDGAAVSLLRPHGSDDAAWWRVAKRASRVRILSTSCLEAALVAEGSTDAFADAGSDTHRIMDLAAAMVMVPAAGGAVLDVNGRPLEIDPDLTRRWSGVVAATRELAEELVSTLKEKP, from the coding sequence ATGAGCTTCATCGGCTGGCCGGTGCCCGAACCCGTGATCCCCGAAGGCACGCACCCCGCCCTCGCCGACGCCACGCGCGCGGCCGTCGCCGCGTTCGCCGGGGCCCGGGCGAAGCACACCCGCGCGGATCTGGCGGAAAAGGTGCAGATGGGCGCCGACGGGACGCCGACGATGCGGCTGGACATCCTCGTCGACACCGCCGTCGCCGAGGTCGTCGACAAGCATCGCGTCAACCTGCTGAGCGAAGAGATCGGCGTGATCGACCACGGTTCGTCGGTGACGCTCGTGGTCGACCCGGTCGACGGCACCGCCAACGCGGCCGCCGGCGTGCCGCTCTCGGCCTTCGCCGGGGTCGTGGCCGTGGACGGGGTCGCGACCGAGGCCCTGACCTGCTGGCTCGACACCGGCCGCTGCTGGCACGCCGTCGCGGGGCAGCCGACGCCGTACCGCACCACGGGTCGCCGCGAGCTCGACGGCGCGGCCGTGAGCCTGCTGCGCCCGCACGGCTCCGACGACGCCGCGTGGTGGCGTGTGGCCAAGCGCGCCTCGCGCGTGCGGATCCTGTCCACCAGCTGCCTGGAGGCGGCCCTGGTCGCCGAGGGCTCCACCGACGCGTTCGCCGACGCGGGCTCCGACACCCACCGGATCATGGACCTCGCCGCGGCGATGGTCATGGTCCCCGCCGCAGGCGGCGCCGTGCTCGACGTGAACGGCCGCCCGCTCGAGATCGACCCCGACCTGACGCGCCGCTGGTCCGGGGTCGTCGCCGCGACCCGCGAGCTCGCGGAAGAGCTCGTGAGCACCCTGAAGGAGAAGCCGTGA
- a CDS encoding alpha-D-ribose 1-methylphosphonate 5-phosphate C-P-lyase PhnJ, translating to MSTTAQLLTDLEAVAEPAGILDEGGKREVRRAALTAVCVPGYQVPFGSREMPVARGWGSGGLQVTLAVVGTTDTVKVIDQGDDAGVNATNLRRMIAATTGATETADTREATIVQTRHRVPEEALAEGDVLVYQVPVPEPLRGVEKSMAECGRMHAEGDYSAMWVSLYEDIVRNGMITRTTGYPVLVGGRYVMATTPIPRWDVPRLHQSPHLNLFGAGREKRIYAVPPNTDVTPLTFDDVPFEVEYTPGAVCKLCGRDDAFLVAAGTKGDYACSDTEWCARVRAGDADVTGHYHRAPLNLLPDPGRRARAAVTGEHREMPRREIAADAPEWALKVTGIGKVHGAGGADAVPGTGPEHGTAVSPATGAIVAAWDVSFDVAPGEALGVIGESGSGKSTVLACVIGDERATAGEVRLATVDGGRTDLLTLPDAQRRGLRVDSMAVVHQNPADGLDLGVSAGGNIAERLTAAGWRGYHDIRRRAAELLDRVEVPLSRMDDPVGTFSGGMRQRVQIAKALATEPPVVLLDEPTTGLDASVAAGVLDLLRGLLSERDIAAVVVSHDFSVIDALTDRTIVMQLGRVVERGLTDQLFHDPHHPYTQRLVAAARR from the coding sequence ATGAGCACGACCGCACAACTGCTCACCGACCTCGAGGCGGTCGCCGAACCGGCGGGCATCCTCGACGAGGGCGGCAAGCGCGAGGTCCGCCGCGCCGCGCTCACCGCGGTGTGCGTGCCCGGCTACCAGGTGCCCTTCGGCTCCCGCGAGATGCCGGTGGCCCGCGGCTGGGGCTCGGGCGGCCTGCAGGTGACCCTCGCCGTCGTCGGCACGACCGACACCGTGAAGGTGATCGACCAGGGTGACGACGCCGGCGTGAACGCCACCAACCTGCGCCGCATGATCGCCGCCACCACGGGCGCGACCGAGACGGCCGACACCCGCGAGGCCACGATCGTCCAAACGCGACACCGCGTGCCCGAGGAGGCGTTGGCGGAAGGCGACGTGCTCGTGTACCAGGTGCCCGTGCCGGAACCGTTGCGCGGCGTGGAGAAGTCCATGGCCGAGTGCGGCCGGATGCACGCCGAGGGCGACTACTCGGCGATGTGGGTGAGCCTGTACGAGGACATCGTCCGCAACGGCATGATCACCCGCACCACCGGCTACCCCGTGCTCGTCGGCGGCCGGTACGTGATGGCCACGACGCCGATCCCGCGCTGGGACGTGCCGCGGCTGCACCAGTCGCCGCACCTGAACCTCTTCGGCGCGGGCCGAGAGAAGCGCATCTACGCCGTGCCGCCGAACACCGACGTGACCCCGCTGACGTTCGACGACGTGCCCTTCGAGGTCGAGTACACGCCCGGCGCGGTGTGCAAGCTGTGCGGCCGCGACGACGCCTTCCTCGTCGCCGCGGGCACGAAGGGCGACTACGCCTGCAGCGACACCGAGTGGTGCGCCCGGGTGCGCGCCGGCGACGCTGACGTGACCGGCCACTACCACCGTGCGCCGCTGAACCTGCTGCCGGATCCGGGCCGACGCGCCCGCGCCGCGGTGACGGGCGAGCACCGGGAGATGCCGCGGCGCGAGATCGCCGCGGACGCACCCGAGTGGGCGCTGAAGGTCACCGGCATCGGCAAGGTCCACGGCGCGGGCGGCGCGGACGCCGTGCCCGGCACCGGACCCGAGCACGGCACGGCGGTCAGCCCCGCGACGGGCGCGATCGTGGCGGCCTGGGACGTGTCCTTCGACGTCGCACCGGGTGAGGCACTGGGCGTGATCGGCGAGTCGGGCTCGGGCAAGTCGACCGTGCTGGCGTGCGTGATCGGCGACGAGCGCGCCACCGCCGGTGAGGTCCGGCTGGCCACTGTGGACGGTGGCCGGACCGACCTGCTGACCCTGCCGGACGCGCAGCGGCGCGGCCTGCGCGTGGACTCGATGGCCGTGGTGCACCAGAACCCGGCCGACGGACTCGACCTGGGCGTGAGCGCGGGCGGCAACATCGCCGAGCGCCTCACGGCGGCGGGCTGGCGCGGTTACCACGACATCCGCCGGCGCGCGGCCGAGCTGCTCGACCGCGTGGAGGTTCCGCTGTCGCGGATGGACGATCCTGTGGGGACGTTCTCCGGCGGCATGCGCCAGCGCGTGCAGATCGCCAAGGCCCTGGCCACCGAACCGCCGGTGGTGCTGCTCGACGAGCCGACCACCGGGCTCGACGCTTCGGTGGCCGCGGGTGTGCTCGACCTGCTGCGCGGCCTGCTGTCCGAACGCGACATCGCGGCCGTGGTCGTGAGCCACGACTTCTCCGTGATCGACGCGCTCACCGACCGCACGATCGTGATGCAGCTCGGCCGCGTGGTCGAGCGCGGCCTGACCGACCAGCTCTTCCACGACCCCCACCACCCCTACACCCAGCGGCTCGTCGCCGCGGCCCGGAGGTGA
- a CDS encoding ATP-binding cassette domain-containing protein, with product MSPVLSLRGLRKSFTLHTIDGRTVHSLHGVDLDVRAGEHVALAGPSGAGKSSLLRCVNRTYLPDSGSVGLRTADGTELELTELPDRAMARVRGREFGYVSQFLAAPPRTGPLEVVAATARRRGVERAEAREAAAEALKRLNLDEALWDVDCSVLSGGERQRVNLAAGTVRPPRLLLLDEPVSALDPANRESALELIASLTARGVAVLAVFHDLDAMRRLASRVVLMSDGRIARDGAPEEILEEVA from the coding sequence GTGTCCCCCGTCCTGTCCTTGCGCGGCCTGCGCAAGTCGTTCACGCTGCACACGATCGACGGCCGCACCGTGCACTCGCTGCACGGCGTCGACCTCGACGTGCGCGCCGGCGAGCACGTGGCGCTCGCCGGGCCCAGCGGTGCCGGCAAGTCGTCGCTGCTGCGCTGCGTGAACCGCACCTACCTGCCCGACTCCGGTTCGGTGGGGCTGCGCACCGCCGACGGCACCGAGCTCGAACTGACGGAGCTGCCCGACCGCGCGATGGCGCGGGTGCGTGGCCGCGAATTCGGTTACGTGTCCCAGTTCCTGGCCGCTCCCCCGCGTACCGGGCCGCTCGAAGTCGTGGCCGCCACGGCCCGGCGGCGGGGGGTGGAACGCGCCGAGGCGCGTGAAGCCGCCGCCGAAGCGCTGAAGCGGCTCAACCTGGACGAGGCGCTGTGGGACGTCGACTGCTCGGTGCTCTCGGGTGGCGAACGGCAGCGCGTGAACCTCGCGGCGGGCACGGTTCGCCCGCCGCGGCTGCTGCTGCTCGACGAGCCGGTGTCCGCTTTGGACCCAGCCAACCGCGAATCCGCCCTGGAGCTCATCGCCTCGCTCACCGCGCGGGGCGTGGCCGTGCTGGCGGTGTTCCACGACCTCGACGCCATGCGGCGCCTGGCTTCCCGCGTCGTGCTGATGAGCGACGGCCGCATCGCTCGCGACGGCGCGCCTGAAGAAATCCTGGAGGAAGTGGCGTGA
- a CDS encoding MFS transporter, with translation MRGLGADFRRLWWAFVASETGSAIGYGAMPLVAVLILHASAAEVSLLAAIPGLAGALISLPIGGFVEFRRKRPVMITADVVRFAALASVPAAIGLGVVSLSQLYVVGVVQTVALVAFTAASGAHLRALVTARQRTEAASRFEAASWTVNSAGPPVGGVLVSLTGPAVTMLIDAVSYLASALGVRSLRGPEPPPPARTTPAHVGRDLLEGWRYVLRSRELALLFANALLFGSAVLAISPLETVFMLEDLGFAPWQYGLVIGLPCLGGVLGAGLAPRLAARFGTRRVLIWSGIARTPWVLAIPFVPAGLGGVLAFLAIDTLLLLGAGVFNPLFSAHRMTLTREDMMARVLAGWSAGGRLVRPLFIVAAGVLASVTDVRVAIAAAGVLCVLSVPLLLVPGTRETSAEPDSVTPAAGG, from the coding sequence ATGCGGGGGCTGGGGGCGGATTTCCGACGGCTGTGGTGGGCGTTCGTCGCGAGCGAGACCGGCTCGGCCATCGGCTACGGCGCGATGCCCCTCGTGGCGGTGCTGATCCTGCACGCGTCCGCGGCCGAGGTGTCACTGCTCGCCGCGATCCCCGGCCTCGCCGGCGCGCTGATCTCCCTGCCGATCGGCGGGTTCGTGGAGTTCCGCCGCAAACGGCCGGTCATGATCACCGCCGATGTCGTGCGGTTCGCCGCTCTCGCGAGCGTGCCGGCGGCGATCGGGCTCGGCGTGGTGTCGCTGTCCCAGCTGTACGTGGTCGGGGTTGTGCAGACGGTCGCGCTCGTCGCGTTCACCGCCGCCAGCGGGGCGCACCTGCGGGCACTGGTCACTGCCCGTCAACGCACCGAAGCCGCCAGCCGGTTCGAAGCCGCGAGCTGGACGGTGAACTCCGCCGGGCCACCCGTCGGCGGCGTGCTGGTCTCGCTGACCGGCCCGGCCGTGACGATGCTGATCGACGCCGTCTCCTACCTCGCCTCCGCGCTCGGCGTGCGCTCGCTGCGCGGCCCGGAGCCCCCGCCGCCCGCCCGCACCACGCCGGCGCACGTCGGCCGCGACCTGCTCGAGGGCTGGCGCTACGTGCTGCGCAGCCGCGAACTCGCGCTGCTGTTCGCCAACGCGCTGCTTTTCGGCTCCGCCGTGCTCGCCATTTCGCCGCTGGAAACCGTGTTCATGCTGGAGGACCTGGGTTTCGCGCCGTGGCAGTACGGCCTCGTCATCGGCCTGCCCTGTCTGGGCGGCGTCCTGGGTGCCGGGCTCGCCCCCCGGCTGGCGGCCCGCTTCGGTACGCGCCGGGTGCTGATCTGGTCGGGGATCGCCCGTACGCCATGGGTGCTGGCCATCCCGTTCGTCCCGGCCGGCCTCGGCGGCGTGCTCGCGTTCCTGGCGATCGACACCCTGCTGCTGCTCGGCGCCGGGGTGTTCAACCCGCTGTTCAGCGCCCACCGCATGACGTTGACGCGCGAGGACATGATGGCGCGCGTCCTCGCCGGCTGGTCCGCCGGCGGCCGACTGGTCCGGCCGCTGTTCATCGTCGCCGCGGGTGTCCTCGCGAGCGTCACCGACGTCCGCGTCGCGATCGCCGCCGCAGGTGTCCTTTGTGTCCTCAGTGTCCCGTTGCTCCTGGTCCCCGGAACCCGGGAAACCAGCGCCGAACCTGACTCGGTCACCCCCGCCGCCGGCGGCTAG
- a CDS encoding purple acid phosphatase family protein, with product MSETSKHTVSRRGALGLLGAGAAVPLLGTGVAAAAPQSAAFVPQVGSGTTPVQGLHLTFGRDPARQMVVSWITEASVRKPRVLYGTLDGGFGAVAQADTRTYVDGTSGRTVWVHHAMLDRLRPGTEYIYAAQHDGATPDAATFRTAPSGRSAFTFTSFGDQSAPQVTWDAKGAVGLDANSTPATKDIVTGIETVAPLFHLLNGDLCYANLDVDRVRTWNNFFTNNTRSARYRPWMPAAGNHEIEKLNGEIGLGAYQAYFQLPSTETDRELAGLWYGFTVGSVRVIVLQNDDNALQDGGDVYISGYSGGRQLAWLKKELAVARASHDIDWIVVAMHQVMISTSDANGSDLGLREKYGPLFDQYGVDLVLCGHEHDYERSLAVHGVVSGSETLTPNPVSTATDNIDASHGTVHMILGGGGVSGTTNGSFFKDGTGKVITAVSAKADPATGKRVSTYVKEQAVWSAVRDEEHPYGFASFTVDPGRHRGDTTTMHVTYYNVNKPHGELSVFEKFSLHRRRSDG from the coding sequence ATGTCCGAGACCAGCAAACACACCGTAAGCCGCCGGGGGGCTCTGGGCCTGCTGGGCGCGGGCGCCGCAGTGCCCCTGCTGGGCACCGGGGTGGCCGCGGCCGCGCCGCAGAGCGCGGCGTTCGTGCCGCAGGTCGGGTCCGGCACCACGCCGGTGCAGGGCCTGCACCTCACGTTCGGCCGGGACCCCGCGCGCCAGATGGTCGTCTCGTGGATCACCGAGGCCTCCGTGCGCAAGCCGCGCGTGCTGTACGGGACGCTCGACGGCGGGTTCGGCGCCGTGGCGCAGGCCGACACGCGAACCTACGTCGACGGCACGTCCGGCCGCACCGTTTGGGTCCACCACGCGATGCTCGACCGGCTGCGACCGGGCACCGAGTACATCTACGCCGCGCAGCACGACGGCGCGACGCCCGACGCGGCCACCTTCCGCACCGCCCCGAGCGGCCGCTCGGCCTTCACGTTCACGAGCTTCGGCGACCAGTCGGCGCCGCAGGTGACCTGGGACGCCAAGGGGGCCGTGGGCCTCGACGCGAACTCCACGCCGGCGACCAAGGACATCGTCACCGGCATCGAGACGGTCGCGCCGCTGTTCCACCTGCTCAACGGCGACCTCTGCTACGCGAACCTCGACGTCGACCGCGTGCGCACGTGGAACAACTTCTTCACCAACAACACCCGCTCCGCGCGCTACCGGCCGTGGATGCCCGCTGCGGGCAACCACGAGATCGAGAAGCTCAACGGCGAGATCGGCCTCGGCGCGTACCAGGCCTACTTCCAGCTGCCCTCCACCGAGACCGACCGCGAGCTGGCCGGCCTCTGGTACGGCTTCACCGTCGGCTCGGTGCGCGTGATCGTGCTGCAGAACGACGACAACGCCCTGCAGGACGGCGGCGACGTCTACATCAGCGGCTACTCCGGCGGCCGCCAGCTCGCGTGGCTGAAGAAGGAGCTGGCCGTGGCCCGGGCGTCGCACGACATCGACTGGATCGTCGTGGCGATGCACCAGGTCATGATCAGCACCTCGGACGCCAACGGCTCCGACCTCGGCCTGCGCGAGAAGTACGGGCCGCTGTTCGACCAGTACGGCGTGGACCTGGTGCTGTGCGGCCACGAGCACGACTACGAGCGTTCGCTGGCCGTGCACGGCGTGGTCTCCGGCAGCGAGACGCTCACGCCGAACCCGGTCTCGACGGCGACCGACAACATCGATGCCTCACACGGCACCGTGCACATGATCCTCGGCGGCGGCGGGGTCTCCGGCACGACCAACGGCAGCTTCTTCAAGGACGGCACGGGCAAGGTCATCACCGCCGTCTCCGCGAAGGCCGACCCGGCCACGGGCAAGCGCGTGTCGACCTACGTGAAGGAGCAGGCCGTGTGGAGCGCGGTCCGCGACGAGGAGCACCCCTACGGCTTCGCGTCCTTCACCGTGGACCCGGGCCGCCACCGCGGCGACACGACGACCATGCACGTGACCTACTACAACGTGAACAAGCCGCACGGCGAGCTCTCGGTGTTCGAGAAGTTCTCGCTGCACCGCCGCCGTTCCGACGGCTGA